One Zootoca vivipara chromosome 9, rZooViv1.1, whole genome shotgun sequence DNA window includes the following coding sequences:
- the LAMTOR3 gene encoding ragulator complex protein LAMTOR3, giving the protein MADELKRFLYKKLPSVEGLHAIVVSDRDGVPVIKVANDNAPEHALRPGFLSTFALATDQGSKLGLSKNKSIICYYNTYQVVQFNRLPLVVSFIASSNANTGLIVSLEKELAPLFEELWQVVEVS; this is encoded by the exons ATGGCAGAT GAATTGAAAAGGTTCCTGTACAAAAAGCTCCCAAG TGTTGAGGGACTCCATGCTATTGTAGTGTCAGACAGAGATGGTGTACCTGTTATCAAAG TTGCCAATGATAATGCTCCAGAGCATGCTCTTCGACCAGGTTTCTTGTCAACCTTTGCACTCGCAACAGACCAGGGCAGCAAACTTgggctttcaaaaaacaaaagcatcatTTGTTACTACAACACATACCAG GTGGTTCAGTTCAACAGGTTGCCTTTGGTTGTGAGTTTCATCGCTAGCAGCAATGCCAACACAG GGCTGATCGTAAGCTTGGAAAAAGAGCTTGCTCCCTTATTTGAAGAGCTATGGCAAGTAGTGGAAGTCTCTTAA